A genomic stretch from Styela clava chromosome 5, kaStyClav1.hap1.2, whole genome shotgun sequence includes:
- the LOC144422985 gene encoding ATP synthase peripheral stalk subunit F6, mitochondrial-like, whose product MNIQRTSPLVRQAVSLFRRNLASTSALANKQMDPIQKLYLDQVVSYGQMSKKQGGGPVDAGADYQKMKDDSITRLQKVYQVGDPKQFPNIKFTEPNLDQDAVE is encoded by the exons ATGAATATTCAACGGACTTCTCCGCTTGTACGTCAGGCAGTATCCCTGTTTCGCCGAAATCTTGCTTCAACATCAGCGCTtgcgaacaaacagatggatcCCATACAGAAACTTTATTTGGATCAG gTGGTTTCATATGGACAGATGAGTAAAAAGCAAGGTGGTGGGCCAGTCGATGCGGGAGCTGATTATCAGAAAATGAAAGATGATTCgattacaagattgcaaaaagtGTATCAAGTTGGCGATCCAAAACAATTTCCAAACATTAAATTTACAGAACCAAATCTTGACCAAGATGCTGTTGAATAA